The Falco naumanni isolate bFalNau1 chromosome 1, bFalNau1.pat, whole genome shotgun sequence genome window below encodes:
- the LOC121096601 gene encoding 1-acyl-sn-glycerol-3-phosphate acyltransferase alpha-like isoform X1, with the protein MELLLLRYPFTFLFIAFLVLYQVNPAFRYFCKMTFYKLWVFTVSILVIMLSIPRGRNAENMKFLRMMFLPLKYVFGLKIVVKGKENLRTKKPFVLVLNHQTSLDIMVMMEILPDRCVPIAKKEILYMGTFGLACWLSGIIFIDRKKKEESITTLTQVAHSLHKEKVCVLLFPEGTRNHGGSMLPFKRGAFQLAVKAQVPVIPVVISSYCKFYNQKEKRFTTGKSIIQILPEVDTVGLGPDDVPKLTEQVRDSMLTTFQGISGMTNGASH; encoded by the exons ATGGAGCTTTTGCTCCTTCGCTACCCATTTACTTTTCTATTCATTGCATTTCTAGTTCTTTACCAGGTGAATCCTGCATTCAGATACTTCTGCAAGATGACCTTCTATAAGTTGTGGGTCTTCACCGTAAGCATTCTGGTTATTATGTTGAGTATTCCTCGCGGACGCAACGCAGAAAACATGAA GTTTTTGCGCATGATGTTCCTGCCACTCAAATACGTCTTTGGTCTCAAGATAGTGGTGAAGGGCAAAGAGAACCTCAGGACTAAGAAACCTTTCGTCCTCGTGTTGAATCATCAGACCTCCCTTGACATTATGG TGATGATGGAGATCCTACCAGATCGCTGTGTGCCCATTGCGAAGAAGGAAATCCTATACATGGGCACTTTTGGCCTAGCATGCTGGCTTtcaggaattattttcattgaCCGCAAGAAGAAGGAAGAGTCTATCACAACCTTGACACAAGTGGCACACTCCCTGCACAAAGAAAAA gTCTGTGTCTTGCTTTTCCCTGAAGGAACTCGCAATCATGGTGGCTCCATGTTGCCCTTCAAACGTGGAGCCTTCCAGCTGGCTGTGAAAGCCCAG GTCCCTGTTATTCCTGTAGTGATCTCTTCCTACTGCAAATTCTACAACCAGAAGGAGAAGAGATTTACAACAG GAAAAAGCATCATCCAAATCCTGCCAGAAGTGGACACCGTCGGCCTGGGCCCAGATGATGTCCCCAAGCTCACCGAGCAGGTCCGTGACTCCATGCTCACCACCTTTCAGGGGATATCAGGAATGACTAACGGGGCTTCCCATTAG
- the LOC121096601 gene encoding 1-acyl-sn-glycerol-3-phosphate acyltransferase alpha-like isoform X2 yields the protein MELLLLRYPFTFLFIAFLVLYQVNPAFRYFCKMTFYKLWVFTVSILVIMLSIPRGRNAENMKFLRMMFLPLKYVFGLKIVVKGKENLRTKKPFVLVLNHQTSLDIMVMMEILPDRCVPIAKKEILYMGTFGLACWLSGIIFIDRKKKEESITTLTQVAHSLHKEKVCVLLFPEGTRNHGGSMLPFKRGAFQLAVKAQEKASSKSCQKWTPSAWAQMMSPSSPSRSVTPCSPPFRGYQE from the exons ATGGAGCTTTTGCTCCTTCGCTACCCATTTACTTTTCTATTCATTGCATTTCTAGTTCTTTACCAGGTGAATCCTGCATTCAGATACTTCTGCAAGATGACCTTCTATAAGTTGTGGGTCTTCACCGTAAGCATTCTGGTTATTATGTTGAGTATTCCTCGCGGACGCAACGCAGAAAACATGAA GTTTTTGCGCATGATGTTCCTGCCACTCAAATACGTCTTTGGTCTCAAGATAGTGGTGAAGGGCAAAGAGAACCTCAGGACTAAGAAACCTTTCGTCCTCGTGTTGAATCATCAGACCTCCCTTGACATTATGG TGATGATGGAGATCCTACCAGATCGCTGTGTGCCCATTGCGAAGAAGGAAATCCTATACATGGGCACTTTTGGCCTAGCATGCTGGCTTtcaggaattattttcattgaCCGCAAGAAGAAGGAAGAGTCTATCACAACCTTGACACAAGTGGCACACTCCCTGCACAAAGAAAAA gTCTGTGTCTTGCTTTTCCCTGAAGGAACTCGCAATCATGGTGGCTCCATGTTGCCCTTCAAACGTGGAGCCTTCCAGCTGGCTGTGAAAGCCCAG GAAAAAGCATCATCCAAATCCTGCCAGAAGTGGACACCGTCGGCCTGGGCCCAGATGATGTCCCCAAGCTCACCGAGCAGGTCCGTGACTCCATGCTCACCACCTTTCAGGGGATATCAGGAATGA
- the LOC121083760 gene encoding myeloperoxidase-like: protein MDFLKHLKDPVGRTRSAVRAADYLETTLKLLKIRLHISGKWRFNVTDLLDRKQKEVISKETGCDYQIRSIKCPKHDIYRTITGECNNRRHSHLGSSNHAFARWLPAVYEDGVSVPRGASEGKLYNGFPLPLVRKVSNEIAYTANENITQDEELSLVFMHWGQWVNHDIDLTPASGAGVNPELHCETHCAFKSPCFPIKFPPDDPRMLRSNSCMPFIQSASVCNPGTFTREQINAVSSFLDASTVYGSEDSVAKSIRNQTNQLGLMAVNQNFTDAGLELLPFENKMKSVCVLTNKSANIPCFKAGDKRVTENLGLSALHTVFLREHNRLVTELKKLNPHWDGEKLYQESRKIVIAINQIITYRDYLPLLLAEETSKWIPLYSGYNETVDPRVSNVFSLAFRFGHTSVQPFVSRLNNSFQPLGSFSHVPLHLTFCATWRIIKEGGIDPLIRGMVADHAKLMKQNQLLVEELQNHLFEQTEIMGLDLAALNMQRGRDHGLPGYNAWRRFCGLSQPQNVDELSEVLGNSKLAKKFMDLYGTPDNIDLWIGAIAEPFTPHGRVGPLLACIIGTQFRNLRDGDRFWWEKPGVFTQQQLHALRNISLPMVICDNTRIKKIPRDVFKVNSYPENFVDCHEIDTLDLSPWKDEPESGAKGTQLSEVCHKS from the exons ATGGATTTCCTGAAGCACTTAAAGGACCCAGTAGGAAGAACCAGGTCTGCAGTTCGTGCTGCCGATTACTTGGAAACTACTTTGAAACTCCTCAAAATAAGGCTGCATATCTCTGGGAAATGGCGATTCAATGTTACAG ACCTACTggacagaaaacagaaggaggTGATTTCCAAAGAAACTGGCTGTGACTATCAAATTCGTTCCATTAAATGCCCAAAGCATGATATTTACCGGACCATTACGGGGGAGTGTAACAACAG AAGGCATTCCCATCTGGGGTCCTCGAACCACGCGTTTGCCCGCTGGCTCCCAGCGGTGTATGAAGATGGAGTGTCGGTTCCCAGAGGGGCGAGTGAAGGAAAGCTGTACAATGGGTTTCCACTCCCGCTG GTTCGAAAAGTGTCAAATGAAATTGCTTACACAGCCAATGAGAACATCACTCAAGACGAAGAGCTCTCTCTTGTCTTCATGCACTGGGGCCAGTGGGTCAACCATGACATAGACTTGACCCCTGCCAGCGGTGCAGGAGTGAACCCGGAGCTTCACTGTGAGACCCACTGTGCCTTCAAGTCCCCTTGCTTCCCAATTAAG ttTCCCCCTGACGACCCACGGATGCTGAGGTCAAACTCTTGCATGCCGTTCATCCAGTCGGCATCCGTGTGCAATCCCGGGACGTTCACCCGTGAGCAGATCAATGCTGTCAGCTCCTTCCTCGATGCCAGCACGGTGTACGGCAGTGAAGACTCCGTGGCAAAGAGTATTAGAAATCAGACAAACCAGCTAGGTTTGATGGCTGTGAACCAGAATTTTACTGATGCGGGGCTGGAATTATTGCCCTttgagaataaaatgaaaagtgttTGTGTTCTCACCAACAAGAGTGCAAACATCCCCTGTTTTAAAGCAG gTGACAAACGGGTAACTGAAAACCTGGGACTTTCTGCACTGCACACTGTCTTTCTACGAGAGCACAACCGCCTGGTTACAgagctgaagaaattaaatcctCACTGGGATGGAGAAAAGCTTTACCAAGAGAGTCGGAAGATTGTCATCGCCATAAACCAG aTAATAACATACAGAGATTACCTTCCACTTCTGCTTGCAGAGGAAACCAGCAAGTGGATCCCTTTGTACAGTGGCTACAATGAGACTGTGGATCCTAGagtttcaaatgttttttccctGGCTTTCCGATTTGGTCATACATCAGTACAACCTTTTGTATCCCGTTTGAACAACAGTTTTCAGCCTTTGGGTTCATTCTCCCATGTCCCACTTCATTTGACCTTTTGTGCTACGTGGAGAATTATAAAGGAAG GTGGCATTGACCCACTGATCCGGGGCATGGTAGCTGATCACGCAAAATTGATGAAACAGAATCAACTGCTTGTTGAGGAGCTCCAGAACCACCTTTTTGAACAGACAGAGATAATGGGTCTGGATCTAGCAGCCCTGAACATGCAACGGGGAAGAGACCATGGACTTCCAG GTTACAATGCCTGGAGGCGCTTCTGTGGGCTCTCCCAACCTCAAAATGTAGATGAATTGTCTGAAGTGCTAGGCAATTCCAAACTGGCCAAGAAATTCATGGACTTGTATGGGACACCGGACAACATTGACCTCTGGATTGGAGCAATTGCAGAGCCCTTTACTCCCCATGGCAGAGTTGGACCCCTCCTGGCCTGCATCATTGGCACCCAATTCAGGAACCTGCGTGATGGGGACAG ATTCTGGTGGGAGAAACCAGGAGTTTTCACTCAGCAGCAGTTGCATGCACTGAGAAACATCTCACTGCCAATGGTGATCTGTGATAATACTCGTATCAAAAAGATACCCAGGGATGTGTTCAAGGTCAACAGTTATCCTGAGAACTTCGTTGACTGCCATGAGATCGACACACTGGACCTCTCACCCTGGAAAGATGAGCCTGAGAGTGGCGCAAAAGGTACACAGTTGTCTGAGGTCTGTCACAAATCATAA